In one Trichlorobacter lovleyi SZ genomic region, the following are encoded:
- a CDS encoding RDD family protein, whose product MTITCPHCGLSGQLDDSKRPAGATSINCPRCKQSFPLPPLESAAVAQPVAPVPPPLPAEPAPLRPCPSCGGIIEGSGGLCNTCEAARNRQPASGNGINTVPPPVPAAEDRNSATCTVCKGRFAQSEMVRFGEKLVCASCKPTYVQMLAMGMGNTGDLRYAGFWIRFGAKFIDGIILWVVNFATTMATTFLIASNSSPQMAIVAAIMNVCIQVGVGIAYNVYFLSGKYQATPGKMACGLKVVTAEGDKLSAGRAVGRYFAEMLSGMILLIGYIMAAFDDEKRTLHDRICNTRVIFK is encoded by the coding sequence ATGACCATAACCTGTCCCCACTGCGGACTCAGCGGCCAGCTTGACGATTCAAAACGGCCAGCCGGCGCCACCAGTATCAACTGCCCCCGCTGCAAGCAAAGTTTTCCGCTCCCCCCACTGGAATCAGCTGCCGTTGCCCAGCCAGTAGCGCCGGTGCCACCACCGTTGCCTGCTGAGCCGGCTCCGCTCCGGCCCTGCCCGTCCTGTGGCGGAATTATCGAAGGCAGCGGCGGACTCTGCAACACCTGCGAGGCGGCCCGTAACCGCCAGCCAGCATCAGGTAACGGAATCAATACCGTTCCTCCACCTGTTCCTGCAGCTGAAGACAGAAACTCCGCTACCTGTACGGTCTGCAAGGGACGCTTTGCCCAAAGCGAGATGGTCCGCTTTGGCGAAAAGCTGGTCTGTGCCTCCTGCAAGCCGACCTACGTCCAGATGCTGGCCATGGGGATGGGAAATACCGGTGACTTGCGTTATGCCGGTTTCTGGATCCGCTTCGGGGCAAAATTTATTGACGGTATTATCCTCTGGGTGGTGAATTTTGCCACCACCATGGCCACAACATTCCTTATTGCCTCAAACAGCTCTCCTCAGATGGCAATTGTTGCGGCAATCATGAATGTCTGTATCCAGGTCGGGGTCGGTATTGCCTACAACGTCTACTTTTTGAGTGGGAAATATCAGGCAACCCCCGGCAAGATGGCCTGCGGTCTGAAGGTGGTGACTGCCGAGGGCGACAAGCTCAGCGCCGGCAGGGCGGTGGGGCGTTATTTCGCCGAGATGTTGAGCGGTATGATCTTGTTGATCGGCTATATCATGGCTGCCTTTGATGATGAAAAACGAACCCTGCACGACCGGATCTGCAACACCAGGGTGATTTTCAAGTAA
- a CDS encoding deoxyribonuclease IV — protein sequence MSDYLGAHMSIAGGLHKSVERAVAAGCGTLQIFTRSSNQWKGKPVSDKDADLFRSSFAASGLHEVISHDIYLINLAAPAGDTRDKSLAAFGDEMATCARLGINKIVMHPGSHTTDSPEAGLERVISAFDQLFEQTPEYEGLVLLETTAGQGTNLGRTFEELQTIINGSKYPDRFGICFDTCHTFAAGYNTATPEGYADVMAQFDRLLGLERLLCFHFNDSKKGLGSRVDRHEHIGQGTLGLEPFRFIMHDPRFITVPKILETPKGDDDAMDQVNLALLRSL from the coding sequence ATGTCCGATTATCTCGGTGCCCATATGTCCATTGCAGGCGGCCTGCACAAGTCCGTCGAGCGTGCGGTTGCTGCCGGTTGCGGCACATTGCAGATCTTTACCCGCTCGTCCAACCAGTGGAAAGGCAAGCCGGTCAGCGACAAGGATGCGGATCTGTTTCGCAGCAGCTTTGCCGCTTCCGGTCTGCATGAAGTTATTTCCCATGATATCTATCTGATCAACCTGGCGGCACCGGCGGGGGATACCCGTGACAAGAGCCTGGCAGCCTTCGGAGATGAAATGGCCACCTGTGCCCGGCTGGGGATCAACAAGATCGTGATGCACCCCGGTTCCCACACCACCGATTCGCCTGAGGCAGGCCTGGAACGGGTAATCAGCGCCTTTGACCAGCTCTTTGAACAGACCCCGGAGTATGAAGGTCTGGTGCTGCTGGAGACCACTGCCGGACAGGGTACCAATCTGGGACGTACCTTTGAGGAGCTGCAGACCATCATCAACGGCTCAAAATATCCTGACCGGTTCGGGATCTGCTTTGATACCTGCCACACCTTTGCCGCAGGTTACAACACCGCCACCCCGGAAGGGTACGCCGATGTCATGGCGCAGTTTGACCGGCTGCTGGGGCTGGAACGGCTGCTCTGTTTCCACTTCAATGACTCCAAAAAAGGCTTGGGCAGCCGCGTTGACCGCCATGAGCATATCGGCCAGGGTACCCTGGGGCTGGAGCCGTTCCGTTTCATCATGCATGATCCGCGCTTCATCACGGTCCCCAAAATTCTGGAAACTCCCAAGGGGGATGATGATGCCATGGATCAGGTCAACCTGGCGTTGTTACGGAGTTTGTAG
- a CDS encoding molybdopterin molybdotransferase MoeA — MVSFEEALKTILDNVSCVGTEQLPLLQAVGQVLAEDISSPWDLPLWDNSAMDGYAVRSDDCLTIPCKLRVTGYLPAGASAEGLSLEAGCAVRIMTGAPVPAGADAVVPVEETGDTSGEQVTIKETVKPGQHIRCQGEDIRRGEQILKAGSVLRPSEISLLASCGRPSVLVQRRPTVAVLSTGDELVEIGTPPGPAQLINSNTTTLAAAVREAGAVPRILGIARDNRLSHLEKMRQGLQADVLVTSAGISAGDRDLVRVVLEELGVKFLFWKVAIKPGKPTAFGLFEGRPVFCLPGNPVASQITFDQFVRPALLRMMGHRRILRPALTATVQEPIKAGSRMRFLRVQLTQQDGRWLVASAGNQETGILRTSLLSDALALVPANRAYASGDEITVRLVGEQLVEV; from the coding sequence ATGGTTTCCTTTGAAGAGGCGTTAAAGACCATACTTGACAATGTTTCCTGCGTGGGCACCGAACAGCTCCCGCTGCTGCAGGCCGTCGGGCAGGTACTGGCTGAGGATATAAGCTCCCCCTGGGATCTGCCGCTCTGGGACAATTCCGCCATGGATGGGTATGCGGTCCGCTCTGACGATTGCCTGACCATCCCGTGCAAGCTGCGGGTAACCGGGTATCTGCCGGCCGGTGCTTCAGCCGAGGGGCTCTCTCTGGAAGCGGGATGCGCGGTACGGATCATGACCGGGGCGCCGGTGCCGGCCGGTGCCGATGCCGTGGTGCCGGTGGAGGAAACCGGTGACACCTCCGGTGAACAGGTCACGATCAAGGAGACGGTAAAGCCAGGCCAGCATATCAGGTGTCAGGGTGAGGATATCCGGCGGGGAGAGCAGATCCTGAAGGCCGGTAGCGTGTTGCGGCCATCGGAGATCTCGCTGCTGGCCTCCTGCGGCAGACCCTCCGTGCTGGTGCAGCGCCGTCCAACGGTTGCTGTACTGTCAACCGGAGATGAACTGGTTGAGATCGGTACGCCGCCTGGACCGGCCCAACTGATTAACAGTAACACCACCACACTGGCTGCAGCGGTGCGTGAGGCCGGTGCCGTCCCCCGTATTCTGGGGATCGCCCGCGACAACCGTCTTTCCCATCTGGAAAAGATGCGCCAGGGGTTGCAGGCCGATGTACTGGTGACCTCCGCCGGTATCTCTGCCGGTGATCGCGATCTGGTGCGGGTGGTGCTGGAGGAGCTGGGGGTCAAGTTCCTGTTCTGGAAGGTGGCGATCAAGCCGGGCAAGCCGACTGCCTTTGGCCTGTTTGAAGGGCGGCCGGTCTTCTGCCTGCCCGGCAATCCGGTGGCCAGCCAGATCACGTTTGACCAGTTTGTCCGTCCTGCCTTGCTGCGGATGATGGGACACCGGCGTATCCTGCGGCCGGCTCTTACGGCAACCGTACAGGAGCCGATCAAGGCCGGCAGCCGCATGCGTTTCTTGCGGGTACAGCTGACACAGCAGGATGGCCGCTGGCTGGTTGCCTCTGCCGGTAACCAGGAAACCGGTATCCTGCGGACCTCGCTGCTTTCTGATGCGCTGGCCCTGGTGCCTGCCAACAGGGCCTACGCAAGCGGTGATGAAATTACGGTCCGGTTGGTGGGCGAACAGTTAGTGGAGGTCTAG
- the nadA gene encoding quinolinate synthase NadA, producing the protein MSTTDIRTEIRHLLKERNAVLLAHNYMRDEVQAIADITGDSLQLSMEAAKTDADVIVFCGVHFMAESAAILSPHKTVLLPRADAGCPMADMVDVTGLQALKAQHPGLPVVTYVNSSAAVKAESDICCTSANAVSVVRSLSEQKLIFAPDRNLGRWIAKQLPDKEFIYWEGYCPTHERLTAARVREIKAAHPDALFICHPECAPEVSALADHVCSTSGMYLYCAKSPAKKFIIGTEAGILFKLREDNPDKEFVLASPALICPNMKLTSLEDILLALQTMQPVVTVADDVRIKAKAALDKMLAVPRD; encoded by the coding sequence ATGTCCACTACTGATATCCGTACTGAAATCCGGCATCTGCTCAAGGAACGTAATGCCGTGCTGCTGGCTCACAACTATATGCGTGACGAAGTGCAGGCCATTGCCGACATCACCGGCGACTCGCTGCAGCTCTCGATGGAGGCGGCCAAGACCGATGCCGACGTGATCGTCTTTTGCGGCGTTCATTTTATGGCCGAGTCCGCGGCAATTCTTTCGCCGCACAAGACCGTCCTGTTGCCCCGTGCCGATGCCGGCTGCCCCATGGCCGATATGGTGGATGTTACCGGGTTGCAGGCGCTGAAGGCTCAGCATCCCGGTCTGCCGGTGGTGACCTATGTCAACTCGTCGGCAGCGGTCAAGGCCGAATCGGATATCTGTTGCACCTCCGCCAATGCGGTCTCGGTGGTACGTTCTCTGAGTGAGCAGAAACTGATCTTTGCTCCGGACCGCAACCTGGGGCGCTGGATCGCCAAACAGCTGCCGGACAAGGAATTTATCTACTGGGAGGGCTACTGTCCAACCCATGAACGTCTGACTGCTGCCAGAGTGCGGGAGATCAAGGCCGCCCACCCCGATGCCCTGTTCATCTGTCACCCGGAATGCGCCCCGGAGGTTTCGGCTCTGGCAGATCACGTCTGCTCTACCAGCGGTATGTACCTCTATTGTGCCAAGAGTCCTGCTAAAAAGTTTATCATCGGCACCGAGGCCGGGATTCTCTTCAAGCTACGGGAGGATAACCCGGACAAGGAGTTTGTGCTGGCCTCCCCTGCATTGATCTGCCCCAACATGAAGCTGACCTCACTGGAAGATATCCTGCTGGCATTGCAGACCATGCAGCCGGTGGTGACCGTTGCAGACGATGTCAGGATCAAGGCGAAAGCTGCACTGGATAAAATGCTTGCTGTACCGAGGGATTAG